One window from the genome of Synechococcus sp. PROS-7-1 encodes:
- the trmFO gene encoding FADH(2)-oxidizing methylenetetrahydrofolate--tRNA-(uracil(54)-C(5))-methyltransferase TrmFO, whose translation MAAPSVVVIGAGLAGTEAAWQVAEAGLDVQLVEMRPSRRSPAHHSSECAELVCSNSFGALSSDRAAGLLQEELRRLGSVVIQMADRHAVPAGGALAVDRGRYSASLTQLLDQHPRVSFLRREQVALPAANQVTVLATGPLTSDALAEDLRRFTGRADCHFFDAASPIVEGESVDMTKAFRASRYDKGDADYINCPMNREQYLAFRDALLGAEQAELKDFDQSNATFFEGCLPIEELARRGEDTMRYGPLKPIGLWDPRWGDVNDRDVRRAKRAYAVVQLRQEDKDGRLWNLVGFQTNLKWGEQKRVLQMIPGLEQAEFVRFGVMHRNTFLEAPALLDATLQFRSRPNLLAAGQITGTEGYAAAVAGGWLAGTNAARLVRGERPIDLPRTTMVGALTHFISEAPSGKFQPMPPNFGLLPELPERIRDKRARYGAYRDRALADLLLAKEERAIRDVACPA comes from the coding sequence TTGGCAGCTCCATCCGTTGTTGTGATCGGTGCTGGACTCGCTGGCACCGAAGCTGCTTGGCAAGTCGCTGAAGCCGGCCTGGATGTTCAGTTGGTGGAGATGCGGCCGAGCCGTCGTTCTCCAGCTCACCACAGTTCTGAATGTGCCGAGCTTGTTTGCAGTAACAGCTTTGGAGCACTCAGCAGTGACCGGGCAGCGGGTCTTCTCCAGGAAGAGTTGCGAAGACTGGGGTCTGTTGTCATTCAAATGGCTGATCGTCATGCCGTTCCCGCCGGTGGTGCCCTCGCCGTTGACAGGGGTCGTTACAGCGCATCGCTGACCCAATTGCTGGACCAGCATCCCCGGGTTTCGTTTCTCCGCAGGGAGCAGGTTGCCCTTCCTGCGGCTAACCAGGTCACGGTGCTGGCCACCGGTCCACTCACCAGTGACGCTCTTGCAGAGGATCTGCGTCGCTTCACGGGACGGGCTGACTGTCATTTCTTCGATGCAGCGAGCCCGATCGTGGAAGGTGAGAGCGTCGATATGACCAAGGCCTTTCGAGCGAGTCGCTACGACAAAGGGGACGCGGACTACATCAACTGCCCGATGAATCGTGAGCAGTACCTGGCTTTCCGCGATGCCTTGCTGGGGGCTGAACAGGCAGAGCTCAAGGACTTCGATCAATCCAATGCCACCTTCTTTGAAGGATGTTTACCGATCGAAGAGCTGGCCAGGCGCGGTGAAGACACCATGCGCTACGGACCCCTTAAGCCGATTGGCCTCTGGGATCCACGATGGGGCGATGTCAATGATCGGGATGTCCGCCGGGCCAAACGCGCCTATGCGGTGGTGCAGCTCCGTCAGGAAGACAAAGATGGACGCCTGTGGAACCTTGTGGGCTTCCAGACCAATCTCAAATGGGGGGAGCAGAAGCGCGTTCTGCAGATGATTCCGGGACTCGAGCAGGCGGAGTTTGTTCGCTTCGGAGTGATGCATCGCAACACATTCCTGGAAGCTCCGGCGTTGCTTGATGCCACCCTGCAATTCCGCTCTCGGCCCAACCTGTTAGCGGCTGGTCAGATCACTGGGACTGAGGGGTACGCGGCTGCAGTGGCCGGAGGCTGGCTGGCGGGCACCAACGCGGCTCGCCTCGTTCGGGGTGAACGCCCCATCGATCTGCCTCGCACCACCATGGTGGGTGCTCTGACGCATTTCATCAGCGAAGCACCCTCAGGCAAGTTTCAGCCGATGCCTCCGAACTTCGGGCTCCTGCCGGAACTGCCTGAGCGCATCCGTGACAAACGGGCTCGCTACGGGGCCTATCGAGACAGGGCATTAGCCGATCTACTGCTAGCAAAAGAGGAACGCGCTATCAGGGATGTCGCCTGTCCGGCCTGA
- a CDS encoding photosystem II protein Y, with amino-acid sequence MDLRLVLVASPILLALGWAGFNIGRAAVGQLQLMIKRSRV; translated from the coding sequence ATGGACCTCCGGCTCGTCCTCGTGGCATCTCCCATCCTCCTTGCATTGGGTTGGGCCGGCTTCAACATCGGTCGTGCCGCTGTTGGTCAGCTGCAATTGATGATCAAGCGCAGTCGGGTCTGA
- a CDS encoding gamma carbonic anhydrase family protein: MTDPIGRQTVVFPSPRIDSGAWVAESAVVMGDVQIGAAASLWPMAVARGDMAPIVIGAGSNVQDGAVLHGDPDAPVIIGSDVTIGHRAVVHGATLEDGCLIGIGAIVLNGVTVGQGALVAAGAVVTRNVPACSLVAGVPAQVKRRLDADALEAQREHARRYADLARNWQRMLQIQTE, from the coding sequence ATGACTGACCCGATCGGCCGCCAGACCGTTGTTTTCCCGTCACCCCGGATCGATTCAGGTGCTTGGGTTGCCGAAAGTGCTGTGGTGATGGGTGATGTCCAAATTGGCGCTGCTGCAAGCCTTTGGCCGATGGCTGTCGCTCGCGGGGATATGGCTCCGATTGTGATCGGTGCGGGCAGCAATGTTCAAGATGGTGCCGTCCTGCATGGTGATCCCGACGCACCCGTCATCATTGGATCCGACGTCACCATTGGGCACAGAGCCGTGGTGCATGGCGCCACCCTCGAGGATGGTTGCCTGATCGGGATCGGTGCCATTGTTCTGAATGGTGTGACCGTCGGTCAGGGTGCGCTTGTGGCTGCAGGCGCCGTGGTCACGAGAAATGTTCCTGCCTGCAGCCTCGTCGCTGGTGTTCCGGCGCAGGTGAAGCGTCGTCTAGACGCGGACGCACTCGAGGCTCAAAGAGAGCATGCTCGCCGCTATGCCGACCTGGCGCGGAATTGGCAGCGAATGCTGCAAATCCAAACGGAGTGA
- a CDS encoding response regulator, giving the protein MADLFNVAVVDDDPRLRKLIVEELTDEGVRPLACETGQKLLDLLQSESVDLILLDLMMPEMDGFLCLEELVKRSIQVPVIVVTALNDEIKRQKVQDLGAADYILKPDLFERLPELLDQHLPRPRNLHHQG; this is encoded by the coding sequence ATGGCTGATCTGTTCAATGTTGCTGTTGTGGATGACGATCCACGCTTACGCAAATTAATTGTTGAGGAGCTAACCGATGAAGGAGTCAGGCCCCTTGCCTGCGAGACAGGCCAGAAACTCTTAGACCTACTTCAGTCTGAATCCGTCGACCTGATCCTGCTCGACCTGATGATGCCTGAAATGGATGGTTTTCTTTGTCTTGAAGAACTTGTCAAGCGCTCAATTCAGGTCCCTGTGATCGTGGTGACCGCCCTTAATGACGAGATCAAACGCCAGAAGGTTCAAGATCTCGGTGCAGCTGATTACATCCTTAAGCCTGATTTATTTGAGCGTCTTCCTGAGCTTCTGGATCAACATCTTCCGAGACCGCGGAACCTTCACCATCAGGGTTAA
- a CDS encoding histidine kinase dimerization/phospho-acceptor domain-containing protein — MPAEGSATPHAETSALVTQLRQSLGLLRVAFDATGEAMLIVDSDRHVRWVNQTAADLWGDGLPLRVIGKPLEALLRLRHLDQRLLDLSDSHHPLNQARLGEGQASLLVQAIWSPVGDQPDVLQRMVSWRPISEMGGVFTLLIFRDLEPLEKSLHQQRAFINTLAHELRTPLAILTGSLRRLDRKSQLAAPLDRVLDDAIGETKRMAALVDKLLLLSELDTDHFHWNLKRAPLQQFLDQWLRNLEPNRRSNVSLQVDESLSSCWIDLDEIAVFRILDTLLENSLLFGSEGMILHISESVSPQSVDLVVFLNGAGSSDKQDCNEVMDQSEPREFKFVVGDGDEHNLGMSVVKNLVEGMGGLMLWNNIRKQATATGPAKMTLRFPLVNPDGEGSAVSEDVDPEAQEDAQINQA, encoded by the coding sequence ATGCCTGCTGAAGGATCCGCGACGCCGCATGCCGAGACCTCGGCACTCGTCACCCAGCTGCGTCAATCCCTTGGTTTGCTGCGGGTGGCTTTTGACGCCACGGGTGAAGCCATGCTGATCGTTGATTCTGATCGTCATGTGCGCTGGGTGAATCAAACAGCAGCGGATCTATGGGGTGACGGTCTTCCCTTGCGCGTGATCGGAAAGCCTCTGGAGGCCCTGCTTCGCTTACGGCATCTTGATCAACGGTTGCTTGATTTGTCGGATTCCCATCACCCTTTGAATCAGGCTCGTTTGGGTGAAGGACAGGCCTCTTTGCTGGTTCAGGCGATCTGGTCTCCTGTTGGAGATCAACCGGATGTTCTTCAACGCATGGTGTCTTGGCGCCCAATCTCTGAAATGGGTGGTGTTTTCACGCTGCTGATTTTCAGAGATCTTGAGCCCCTCGAAAAGTCGCTCCATCAACAACGCGCTTTTATCAATACCCTGGCCCATGAATTACGAACGCCACTCGCCATTCTCACTGGGAGTTTGCGCCGTCTGGATCGTAAGTCTCAACTGGCTGCTCCATTGGATCGTGTTTTGGACGACGCCATCGGTGAAACCAAGCGGATGGCGGCGCTGGTTGACAAGCTGTTGCTCCTTTCCGAGTTGGATACAGATCATTTTCATTGGAATTTAAAGCGTGCTCCGCTACAACAATTTTTAGATCAGTGGCTTCGAAATCTTGAGCCGAACAGGCGCTCAAATGTTTCTTTGCAGGTGGATGAATCCCTGTCCAGCTGTTGGATCGATCTTGATGAAATCGCTGTCTTTCGCATCCTTGATACCCTGCTCGAAAATAGCTTGCTGTTTGGATCAGAGGGGATGATTCTGCATATCAGTGAGTCTGTTTCGCCTCAATCTGTTGATCTGGTGGTTTTCCTCAATGGCGCTGGATCGTCCGACAAGCAGGATTGCAATGAGGTGATGGATCAGTCAGAACCTCGTGAATTCAAGTTCGTCGTGGGGGATGGGGACGAGCACAACCTTGGGATGTCTGTCGTGAAAAACCTTGTGGAGGGAATGGGAGGCCTGATGCTGTGGAACAACATTCGCAAGCAAGCTACAGCGACTGGCCCTGCGAAGATGACTCTGCGCTTTCCGCTGGTTAACCCTGATGGTGAAGGTTCCGCGGTCTCGGAAGATGTTGATCCAGAAGCTCAGGAAGACGCTCAAATAAATCAGGCTTAA